A window from Penicillium oxalicum strain HP7-1 chromosome VIII, whole genome shotgun sequence encodes these proteins:
- a CDS encoding Sphingolipid delta(4)-desaturase, with translation MPSVVETQAPHLRVSATKAESSGVTENLSTRITPPETSSVDDHFFWTYTEEPHRSRRQAIIKAHPEVTKLCGPEPLTKWTVLLVVSIQLTCAYLLRNTSILDWRFLATAYVVGATANQNLFLAIHEISHNLAFRSPIANRLLAIFANLPIGLPYSAAFRPYHLTHHKSLGVNGLDTDLPTALEAFLLDSILGKTFFCTFQILFYAVRPMFIYSPPFTSIHLLNLIVQLSFDYALTKSTNSLQPFYYFIASSFLAGSLHPCAGHFIAEHYFFSNVASGGTESIAQLKQKPGTEVDASHPLSSLAPPETYSYYGPLNILTYNVGLHNEHHDFPAIPWTRLHKLHSIAKEFYEPLPCHRSWVWVIWTFILDKNVGLWCRVKRADGGRIVGGGSGTSGKKSTGRSGEGISAESAGPAGEEGDGWKESELQL, from the exons ATGCCTTCAGTCGTTGAAACACAGGCCCCCCACCTTCGGGTGTCGGCTACGAAAGCAGAATCATCGGGAGTTACAGAAAATCTCTCGACGAGAATTACACCCCCCGAGACCTCCTCGGTCGACGATCACTTTTTCTGGACCTACACAGAGGAACCACACCGGTCAAGGCGGCAAGCAATCATCAAGGCTCATCCAGAG GTGACCAAGCTCTGTGGTCCTGAGCCATTGACCAAATGGACCGTTCTTCTTGTGGTCTCCATCCAGTTGACCTGTGCCTACCTTCTCCGAAACACCTCAATCCTCGACTGGCGATTCCTCGCCACAGCGTACGTGGTGGGAGCAACAGCAAACCAAAACCTCTTCCTTGCGATCCATGAAATCTCCCATAATCTGGCCTTCCGGTCTCCCATAGCCAATCGTCTGCTGGCCATCTTTGCAAACTTGCCAATTGGACTGCCATACAGCGCCGCGTTCCGG CCTTACCACCTCACTCACCACAAATCTCTCGGTGTCAATGGTCTGGACACCGATCTTCCCACTGCACTAGAAGCATTCTTGCTTGACTCCATCCTCGGCAAAACGTTCTTTTGCACGTTCCAAATCCTCTTCTACGCCGTGCGGCCTATGTTCATCTACAGCCCTCCGTTCacttccatccatctcctcaACCTGATCGTTCAGCTGTCCTTCGATTACGCCCTCACGAAGTCCACCAACTCTCTCCAACCCTTCTACTATTTCATTGCCAGCTCCTTCCTGGCAGGCTCTCTGCACCCGTGTGCCGGCCACTTCATCGCTGAACActacttcttctccaacgTGGCCTCTGGCGGCACTGAGTCCATTGCTCAGCTCAAGCAGAAGCCCGGCACAGAAGTGGACGCTTCCCACCCGCTCAGCTCCCTTGCTCCGCCAGAGACTTACTCCTACTACGGTCCATTGAACATCCTGACCTACAACGTGGGCTTGCACAACGAGCACCACGACTTTCCAGCCATCCCCTGGACCAGACTACACAAGTTACACTCGATCGCGAAGGAATTTTACGAGCCGCTGCCCTGCCATCGCAGCTGGGTGTGGGTGATCTGGACCTTCATTTTGGACAAGAACGTCGGCCTCTGGTGCCGAGTGAAGCGTGCGGACGGCGGTCGTATCGTTGGCGGTGGTAGTGGGACTTCTGGCAAGAAGTCCACAGGGCGCAGTGGAGAAGGTATCTCGGCCGAGTCGGCGGGCCCGGCTGGCGAAGAGGGTGATGGgtggaaagaaagtgaaCTTCAGCTGTAG